In one window of bacterium DNA:
- a CDS encoding helix-turn-helix domain-containing protein, with protein MKQAMKRECKGELLENVGEFGPAIKRERTARGWTQDYLAGQLGVTKGYICRLEAGKARPAAGMVKRLAAAYRTEASSLLILAGHVPAELQEILVRHPEAALAVLKQALGEGGAATGVAQGTSDRSPRDQPLLGITPPASYDLVRSDCFEWLAQRRPNSIHAIVTDPPYGLREYTQEEKAKLRSGKGGVWRIPPSLDGCERSPLPRFTVLGGKEKRQLGHFFLSWARAALRVLVPGGHVFIATNPLLSQIVYVALIEAGFEKRGEIIRLVQTLRGGDRPKNAHVEFEDVTVMPRSCWEP; from the coding sequence ATGAAGCAGGCCATGAAGCGCGAGTGCAAGGGCGAGTTGCTGGAAAACGTGGGCGAGTTCGGCCCAGCGATCAAGCGCGAGCGCACGGCCAGAGGCTGGACACAGGATTACCTTGCTGGACAGCTTGGCGTCACCAAGGGTTACATCTGCAGGTTGGAGGCAGGCAAGGCGAGGCCTGCCGCGGGGATGGTCAAGCGCCTCGCGGCGGCCTATCGGACAGAAGCTAGCTCGCTGCTGATCCTGGCGGGGCACGTTCCCGCTGAGCTGCAAGAGATCCTGGTTCGTCACCCCGAAGCGGCCCTTGCCGTTCTCAAGCAGGCCCTTGGGGAGGGGGGGGCTGCAACCGGAGTAGCCCAGGGCACCAGCGACCGCAGCCCGAGGGACCAGCCCTTACTCGGTATCACTCCCCCGGCCTCCTACGATCTCGTGCGGTCGGATTGCTTCGAGTGGCTGGCGCAACGGCGACCGAATTCCATCCACGCGATCGTTACGGATCCGCCCTATGGCCTCAGAGAGTATACGCAAGAGGAAAAGGCCAAGCTGCGCAGCGGAAAGGGTGGCGTCTGGAGGATCCCGCCTTCGCTGGATGGCTGCGAACGAAGTCCGCTGCCGCGCTTCACCGTACTTGGCGGAAAGGAGAAGCGGCAGCTTGGCCACTTCTTCCTCTCGTGGGCTCGAGCGGCCCTGCGTGTTCTCGTGCCCGGTGGACACGTGTTCATCGCCACGAATCCACTGCTCTCCCAGATCGTCTATGTGGCGCTGATTGAAGCCGGCTTTGAGAAGCGGGGTGAGATCATCCGCCTCGTTCAGACGCTCCGCGGTGGGGATCGCCCCAAGAACGCCCACGTGGAGTTCGAGGACGTAACGGTGATGCCCCGCTCCTGTTGGGAGCC